The Zingiber officinale cultivar Zhangliang chromosome 10A, Zo_v1.1, whole genome shotgun sequence genome contains a region encoding:
- the LOC122027964 gene encoding uncharacterized protein LOC122027964: MEIKDADQTNPGLAAASAPSTSILEEDTDDTESLQGRSAQCLRWRRSAFLCCGCCGAALVVLGIAALVLAFTLLRIKDPKLAMNSLAYGGIEDYLGSGQVPNINLIFYADVSLKNPNLASFRFRNSTTAFIYNETAVGLLYAPAGKVGADRTVRMNATLVLLLVPIARTMIGKHSVVPSIEVELRSRTEVAGRMNVLGVYKRDVAVTIMCDSIRVFLDLHKFKMYINWPEERKKPRCSADVR; encoded by the coding sequence ATGGAGATAAAGGATGCAGATCAGACGAATCCCGGCCTCGCCGCCGCGTCAGCGCCCTCCACCTCCATCCTCGAAGAGGACACCGACGACACCGAGTCCCTCCAGGGGCGCTCGGCTCAATGTCTCCGCTGGCGGCGTAGCGCCTTCTTGTGTTGCGGTTGCTGCGGAGCGGCGTTGGTCGTCCTTGGAATCGCCGCGCTAGTCCTCGCCTTCACCCTCCTCCGGATCAAGGACCCCAAGCTCGCCATGAACTCCCTCGCCTACGGCGGCATCGAGGACTACTTGGGCAGTGGCCAAGTGCCCAACATCAACTTGATCTTCTACGCCGACGTCTCCCTCAAGAACCCCAACCTCGCGTCGTTCCGGTTCAGGAACAGCACGACAGCGTTCATCTACAACGAGACGGCGGTGGGCTTGTTGTACGCGCCGGCGGGGAAGGTGGGCGCCGATCGGACGGTGAGGATGAACGCGACGTTGGTTCTTTTGCTGGTTCCGATAGCTAGGACGATGATCGGTAAGCATAGCGTGGTCCCCAGCATAGAGGTGGAGCTGAGGAGCCGGACGGAGGTGGCAGGGAGGATGAACGTGTTGGGGGTGTACAAGCGAGATGTGGCGGTGACGATAATGTGCGACTCCATACGGGTGTTCTTGGATTTGCACAAATTTAAGATGTATATTAATTGGccggaggagaggaagaagcccCGCTGTTCTGCCGACGTCCGATGA
- the LOC122026215 gene encoding probable protein ABIL1 produces MQQFGPENTAMTFDEVSLERSKGFVQALQELKSLRPQLYSAADYCEKTYLHSEQKQMVLDNLKEYAIRALVNAIDHLGSVAYKLAEVSEQQSSDISTVELKISCLSQQILTCQTFTDKEGFRQQQFSSTTTRRHKKHYILPSPIHKRLESISNLQKDNSSSQVQSMPLPQSSGIPTPKTLSWHLGSDDNPAPSRESRTSFLVDNSRAQNVTMNSFHPLEEHAAPLPLSSHLQAARGNDAAAVPTHPTSVKWKQDEMVATTTLSGFKLFDKSVRQDINHAPRSKSIFSAFFPRNKNVKPKRVPVS; encoded by the exons ATGCAGCAGTTTGGGCCGGAGAATACGGCCATGACCTTCGACGAAGTCTCCTTGGAGCGGAGCAAGGGCTTCGTCCAGGCGTTGCAG GAACTCAAGAGTTTGAGGCCTCAGCTTTATTCTGCTGCAGACTACTGCGAAAAAACCTACCTTCACAGTGAACAGAAACAGAT GGTATTGGATAATCTGAAAGAGTACGCCATCCGAGCCCTTGTCAATGCTATTGATCATCTTGGTTCTGTTGCTTACAAATTAGCAGAGGTTTCTGAGCAACAATCATCTGACATCTCAACTGTAGAACTGAAGATTTCATGCCTATCTCAG CAAATACTTACGTGCCAAACATTCACCGATAAAGAAGGATTTAGGCAGCAGCAATTTTCTTCAACAACAACAAGGAGGCATAAAAAACATTACATACTTCCGA GTCCCATCCATAAACGGCTGGAGAGCATTTCAAACTTACAAAAAGATAACAGTTCGAGTCAGGTTCAATCAATGCCTCTTCCTCAATCTTCTG GAATTCCTACTCCTAAAACTTTATCTTGGCACCTTGGCTCGGATGACAACCCCGCACCGAGCAGAGAGTCCCGGACATCATTTTT GGTTGACAATTCTAGAGCTCAAAATGTGACCATGAATTCCTTCCATCCTTTAG AAGAGCATGCTGCACCACTGCCCTTATCAAGTCATCTTCAGGCAGCCAGGGGAAACGATGCTGCAGCTGTTCCTACTCACCCAACTAGTGTGAAG TGGAAGCAGGATGAAATGGTGGCCACAACAACTTTATCAGGATTCAAGCTGTTCGACAAGTCTGTACGACAAGATATCAACCATGCACCTCGTAGCAAGAGCATATTTTCAGCATTCTTTCCTAGAAACAAGAACGTCAAGCCCAAAAGAGTTCCAGTCTCTTAA
- the LOC122027658 gene encoding probable membrane-associated kinase regulator 2: protein MELLRLLAQAKHGGGAFPLSSKPASIFSSSVSTTADFDGDGDSEDDGPFFDLEFTLPLLEEEQHVPEKKQRQQCSDAESDEEADEFELAMSPEAARRGLEGGGSLRSVASFSDDLFFKGRLPLEPASLSDFAASEPRSSRPQIHAFLKSAIKFRPFKLGFRRKSNSSAPLAITADKQFVKQEKEEAPHFTRDSSSRSSCSSSSDARGLSKDVLQRYISKIKPLYLRMSKRYGEKLRFSGPLGPSGAGKVRPAGEAGEASGGEHPKDQPTASSDSKGSSKAQDASIPAGLRVVCRRLRKSRSASAAVSLPLPSLASGRRDDSLLEQQDGIQSAIAHCKRSFNRGSESPLTRSRSDPGDGRSVESSSRSSCCSNVV from the exons ATGGAGCTCCTCAGACTCCTCGCACAAGCTAAACATGGGGGTGGTGCCTTTCCCCTTTCTTCCAAGCCCGCCTCCATCTTCAGCTCCAGCGTCTCCACCACCGCTGACTTCGACGGCGACGGAGACAGCGAGGACGACGGCCCTTTCTTCGACCTCGAGTTCACCTTGCCGTTGCTGGAGGAAGAGCAACATGTTCCAGAGAAGAAGCAACGGCAACAGTGCTCTGACGCGGAGTCGGATGAGGAGGCCGACGAGTTCGAGCTGGCCATGTCGCCTGAGGCCGCAAGGCGCGGTCTTGAAGGCGGAGGAAGCCTTCGCAGCGTGGCTTCCTTCTCCGACGACCTCTTCTTTAAAGGCCGCCTCCCGCTCGAGCCGGCTTCTCTCAGCGACTTTGCCGCGTCGGAGCCGAGGTCGTCGAGGCCTCAAATTCACGCCTTTCTTAAATCTGCCATCAAATTTCGCCCCTTCAAGCTGGGATTTCGCCGGAAATCGAATTCGAGCGCGCCGCTGGCGATCACCGCCGACAAGCAGTTCGTGAAGCAGGAAAAAGAGGAGGCGCCTCACTTCACCAGGGACAGCAGCTCCCGAAGCTCCTGCAGCAGCAGCTCCGACGCAAGGGGGCTCTCCAAGGACGTGCTCCAGCGCTACATCAGCAAGATCAAGCCGCTCTACCTTCGGATGTCGAAACGGTACGGCGAGAAGCTACGTTTCTCCGGGCCGCTGGGGCCCAGTGGCGCCGGTAAGGTGCGGCCGGCCGGGGAGGCCGGCGAGGCTAGCGGCGGAGAACACCCGAAGGATCAACCTACGGCATCGAGTGATTCCAAGGGATCGTCGAAGGCTCAAGATGCGAGCATCCCGGCAGGACTGAGGGTGGTTTGCCGACGGCTGAGGAAGAGCCGGTCAGCGTCAGCCGCCGTCTCGTTGCCCTTGCCGTCGCTGGCGTCCGGGCGGCGCGACGACTCGCTCCTGGAGCAGCAAGACGGTATCCAAAGCGCCATTGCCCACTGCAAGCGCTCCTTCAACAGAG GTTCCGAGTCGCCGTTGACTCGGTCAAGAAGTGATCCCGGCGACGGCAGATCAGTAGAATCTAGCAGCAGAAGCAGCTGCTGCAGCAACGTCGTATGA
- the LOC122026214 gene encoding plastidial pyruvate kinase 2-like, protein MAQVVATRSIQSSRVSLPEVRSGIRRARELKPSSIPARFCRHEEERSGRMSGCRRSVVVAVARPLSRPDSGVLPVSPDDVSKEDEQYQHLKSIQQVGDVSGGFLSKPSKMRKTKIVCTIGPSTNTREMIWKLAEAGMNVARLNMSHGDHASHQKVIDLVKEYNEQNKDNVIAIMLDTKGPEVRSGDLPQPINLVAGQEFTFTIKRGVGSETCVSVNYDDFVNDVEDGDMLLVDGGMMSLKVKSKTEDSVKCEVIDGGELKSRRHLNVRGKSATLPSITEKDWDDIKFGVENKVDFYAVSFVKDAKVVHELKDYLKSCNADIHVTVKIESADSIPNLHSIISASDGAMVARGDLGAELPIEEVPLLQEEIIRICRSMGKAVIVATNMLESMIVHPTPTRAEVSDIAIAVREGSDAIMLSGETAHGKYPLKAVKVMHTVALRTEATLNGGEAPANLGQAFKSHTSEMFAFHATMMSNTLGTSIVVFTRSGFMAILLSHYRPSGTIFAFTDDERVRQRLALYQGVCPLYMQFSDDADTTFAEALSMLQKLGMVKEGEQVALVQSGRKPIWRSQTTHNIQVRKV, encoded by the exons ATGGCGCAGGTGGTGGCGACGAGATCCATCCAGAGCTCGCGCGTTTCGCTCCCGGAAGTCCGATCCGGGATCCGTCGAGCCCGCGAGCTCAAGCCGTCGAGCATCCCCGCTCGGTTCTGCCGTCACGAGGAGGAACGGAGTGGGCGGATGAGCGGTTGTCGCCGCTCGGTCGTGGTTGCCGTGGCCAGGCCGCTGTCTCGTCCTGATTCCGGTGTCCTTCCTGTGTCCCCGGATGACGTATCAAag GAAGATGAACAGTATCAGCATCTGAAGAGCATTCAGCAAGTAGGTGATGTTTCAGGTGGTTTCTTGTCTAAACCGAGTAAGATGCGCAAAACGAAGATAGTCTGTACCATTGGCCCTTCGACCAACACAAGGGAGATGATATGGAAGCTGGCTGAGGCTGGCATGAATGTTGCACGGCTGAACATGTCTCACGGAGACCATGCATCTCATCAGAAAGTCATTGATCTTGTGAAAGAGTACAACGAACAAAATAAGGACAATGTAATTGCAATTATGCTAGATACAAAG GGCCCAGAGGTTAGGAGTGGTGACTTACCTCAGCCAATTAATTTGGTTGCTGGACAAGAATTCACTTTCACAATAAAAAGAGGAGTTGGCTCAGAGACCTGTGTTAGTGTGAACTATGATGATTTCGTCAACGATGTAGAAGATGGTGACATGCTTCTTGTAGATG GTGGAATGATGTCCCTAAAGGTGAAGTCAAAAACTGAGGATTCCGTTAAGTGTGAAGTAATTGATGGAGGTGAACTCAAGTCCAGGAGGCATCTAAATGTTAGAGGAAAGAGTGCAACCTTGCCATCCATCACAG AAAAGGATTGGGATGATATCAAATTTGGAGTCGAGAACAAAGTGGATTTCTATGCAGTTTCTTTTGTTAAAGATGCCAAAGTTGTCCACGAACTAAAGGATTATCTGAAAA GTTGTAATGCAGATATACATGTTACAGTCAAAATTGAAAGTGCCGATTCAATTCCAAATTTGCACTCCATAATTTCTGCATCTGATGGG GCTATGGTAGCTAGGGGAGACCTTGGAGCTGAACTACCTATAGAAGAAGTTCCTCTGTTGCAG GAAGAGATTATAAGAATTTGCCGGAGCATGGGAAAAGCTGTTATTGTAGCAACAAACATGCTTGAAAGCATGATTGTTCATCCAACACCAACACGTGCTGAGGTCTCAGACATTGCCATTGCAGTCCGTGAGGGTTCTGATGCAATAATGCTTTCCGGAGAAACTGCTCATGGGAA ATACCCACTTAAAGCTGTTAAGGTCATGCACACTGTGGCTCTGAGGACTGAAGCAACTCTGAACGGTGGAGAAGCACCAGCTAATCTTGGTCAGGCATTCAAG AGTCACACGAGTGAAATGTTTGCTTTCCATGCAACCATGATGTCAAACACTCTTGGCACATCAATTGTTGTCTTCACCAGATCCGGTTTCATGGCAATCCTACTCAGCCATTATCGTCCCTCTGGCACTATATTTGCTTTCACTGATGA CGAACGAGTGAGGCAAAGATTGGCTTTGTACCAAGGAGTGTGTCCCTTGTATATGCAATTTTCAGATGATGCTGACACAACATTTGCCGAGGCGTTGTCAATGTTGCAG AAACTTGGCATGGTTAAGGAAGGCGAGCAAGTAGCTCTTGTTCAGAGTGGCCGGAAACCCATTTGGAGGTCGCAAACCACACACAACATCCAGGTCCGAAAGGTTTAG